The Aureispira anguillae genome contains a region encoding:
- a CDS encoding YCF48-related protein yields MKKITQSTLYSFLAGLILIIQIGGCGIEKVSYSSQMHTLPTDLVLSDVCFINPDTGYVSAGGIFTAGLILRTQDGGTTWDTLDTYPTGVNSLSYQNGIFSASECGQKLHTSSDFNTWSFEYVSAGWWGWHKHIRLADNQVLLIGGENLGRGFMHHYAPNQGTITLRDTFDYELRDIEVTDNRTIHAVGYGLIMKSTDEGLSWIVSEITGDFFRGVDFPNDDVGYVVGEYGAVYKTTNRGDTWKACRAANSIFADQNKLLRDIAFWDENTGFLVGTNNLVYRTTNGGKTWKLIQNLDGYADFTSIRIQYQKAYLTGSQGKLLIIDLE; encoded by the coding sequence ATGAAAAAAATAACCCAAAGTACGTTGTACTCCTTTTTAGCAGGATTAATACTAATAATTCAGATAGGAGGTTGTGGTATTGAGAAGGTGTCTTATTCTTCTCAGATGCATACTTTGCCAACAGATTTAGTACTATCAGACGTTTGTTTTATTAATCCAGATACAGGCTATGTTAGTGCAGGAGGAATCTTTACAGCAGGTCTTATTCTAAGAACTCAAGATGGTGGAACTACTTGGGATACCTTAGATACCTATCCTACAGGAGTGAATAGTTTATCGTATCAGAATGGTATTTTTTCAGCTAGTGAATGTGGTCAAAAATTACATACTAGTTCGGATTTTAATACTTGGTCTTTTGAGTATGTTTCTGCTGGGTGGTGGGGCTGGCACAAGCATATTCGATTAGCAGATAATCAAGTTTTACTAATAGGAGGAGAAAATCTTGGGAGAGGATTTATGCATCATTATGCCCCCAATCAAGGCACGATCACGTTGAGAGATACTTTTGATTATGAATTGCGAGATATAGAAGTAACGGATAATAGAACCATTCATGCTGTTGGATATGGGCTTATTATGAAATCTACAGATGAAGGACTTTCTTGGATTGTTAGCGAGATTACAGGCGATTTTTTTAGAGGAGTAGATTTTCCTAATGATGATGTTGGTTATGTGGTAGGAGAATACGGAGCAGTTTACAAAACGACTAACCGAGGAGATACTTGGAAGGCTTGTCGAGCTGCCAATTCTATTTTTGCAGACCAAAATAAGTTGCTTCGAGATATTGCTTTTTGGGATGAAAATACTGGTTTTTTGGTGGGCACAAACAATTTGGTTTATCGAACAACCAATGGAGGCAAAACTTGGAAGTTGATCCAAAATTTAGATGGTTATGCCGATTTTACTTCTATCCGAATCCAATATCAAAAGGCTTACCTAACAGGAAGTCAAGGAAAGTTGCTAATTATTGATTTGGAATAG